The Oceanicaulis sp. nucleotide sequence CGCCCAGCAGCCATTTGCGCGGCCAGCGCCATCATCGGCAGCGCGACGACCTGCGGCACGCCGTACAAAAACGGCATGCAGACCGGGATCGCGAGCGCGAACAGGAGCACGCCGAACACCCGCTCGCCGAGCGTGCGGGTGAACGCGCCCAGCGTGAGGCCTTCCTCGGGCGCGCCCTGCGCGATGTCCTCGAGCGCGGCGATCAGCCCGCCGGAGGGTTCGGGGCCGGGACCGTCTTCACGGCGGTCGCCGCCGGGTTCGGGCGCGTCAAGGCTGCGGGCAGGGTCGGTCATGGCGCGCTCCGGGTTGAGGCGGGGCCTGAATACGCGCCGAACGCCTACAGAGCAATTATTGTGAGCGCCCCTATGGGCTTCACAAACTCGCGCCCCTGTGGCGACATAGAATCAAAGCTTATGATTGCGCTCTGGAGCGAGCATGGAAATTTGGCAACACGCTGCGGGCGACGGCGATCGAAGCTTTGCGGACCTATGCATCAGAAATAACGTTATTTTATTGGGGCCAAGCAATATTGGGCGCTGGGGGCCGAATGCGCGTGAAAAATACCTAGAACATGGCATCAAGCCCAGAACCTGTACAATATTGGACCGCTTTTGTACGCAAATGTCGTCGGGAGATTTGGTCGTTCTGAGAGAGGGCACGTCAACCGTCAGGGCGGTTGGGAGAATTGTCGGGGACTATGAATACATTGACGCCTTTCTAGATGTTGATGGCTGGGACGTTGCGCATGCCAGACGGGTCCACTGGGTAGCCCAGGAGCAGATGCCCCGCCACTTCCCGACTTACACAATGAAACTAGGCGACACGACGCAAATCCTACCTACAGGCGAAAAGGCCCACGAACTTCGCGCTTGGATCAAGAATCTGTTCGAGACATATGATGAAGACAAGCAGCCAGAATTTACACAGTTCGACGATTCAAAATCGCTTGATATCGCCGACTGTGCAGCACTCTTATTTGAATGCGGACTAAGCGCCACGTCTGCGACCTCGCTAACGGACCGGATTACCGACCTGACGAAGCTTGCACAATGGTACCGAACCAAAACCGAGGCCATTTCTGAAGCAGAGACGCTCGGGCAACTTGTTTTGCCGCTTTTCGTAGCACTCGGCTGGTCTCCTCAGACACTAGCGATGGAGTGGTCGATATCTGGTATCGGACGAATAGATCTCGCGGCGTTCCGGCCGTTTCGACAGAGCGTCCGAAATCAAGACGACATCGTGCTGGTGCTTGAGGCGAAGCGATTCAATCGCTCTTGCTTGGTCGGGGTGGAGCAAGCTCGATCCTACGCGTCAGCGCTTCCAAATGCCGAGCGGTTAGTGGTCACGGACGGCCTGCGGTATGCCGTATTTATTCGCGATGAAACGGGGACGTTTCCCGAGTCCCCACATGCATACCTCAATCTGGCACAGCCGAAAGATCATTACGCCGCACTTGACTGCTTAGGAGCAGATGAAGCGCTGCTTGCACTGTCCGCAGCTTGGAGACCAGGCTTGCTCACCCGGTGATCAGCCGCGCGCGGATCGCGCCGTCCAGCGCCTCGACGCGGGCGAGAATGTCGGCCGGGGCGCGTTCGAGATCGGCGACCGCATAACCGTACTCGCCGTCGGTCTGCAGATACTGGGCGGCGACGTTCGCGCCGGCCTGTTCGGCCGCTTCGTTGAGCCGCCTCAGAAAGCCCGGCCGGTTGAAATGGGGCACCAGCACCCGCACCTGCCCCTCGCCCAGCGGGCCGGGTTCGACATGGGGGAAGTTCACCGCATGGCTGGTCGCGCCCTGATAAAGATACTTCGCCAGCTTGGTCGCCGCATCGAGCCCGATCGCCTGCTGGGCCTCGGCGGTCGAGCCGCCGATATGGGGGGTGAGGATGGCGTTCGGGCAGCCCTGCAGCGGGCTTTCGAAGGCCTCGTCCTTGCTCTTCGGCTCGACGGGGAAGACGTCCACCGCAGCGCCCGCGAGCTTGCCTGATCTCAGCGCCTCGGCGAGCGCGTCCACGTCCACGAGGTCGCCGCGGGCCTGGTTGATCAGATACGCCCCGTCCTTCATCAGCGCGATCTCGCGCTTGCCGATCATGTTGCGCGTGCGCGCGGTGGAGGGCACGTGCAGGGTCACCGCGTCGCAGGTGGACAGAAGCGCGTCCAGGCTTTCGGTCGGCCGCGCGTTGCCGTGCGCGAGCTTGGGCTCGATGTCGTAGAAATACACGTGCATGCCCAGCGCCGAGGCGATCACCGAGAGCTGGGCGCCGATATTGCCGTAGCCCACGATGCCGAGCTTTTTCTTGCGCACTTCGTTCGCGCCCTCGGCGGTTTTCAGCCACAGACCCTTTTCGGTGGCGAACATCTTCTCGGGGATGCGGCGCATCAGCATGATGACGCTGGCGATGGTCAGCTCGGCCACCGACCTGGTGTTGGCGAAGGGCGCGTTGAAGACCGGGATCCCGCGCCTTGCGGCGGCGTCGAGATCGACCTGGTTGGTGCCGATGCAGAAACAGCCCACCGCCGCCAGACCCGAAGCGGCGGCGAACACCTCTTCGGTCAGCTGGGTGCGCGAGCGGATGCCGACCACGTCCGCGCCAGAGATCGTCTGCCCCAGCGTCGCCGGATCGGGCGAGCCGGACACCCGCCGCACCGAGACCGGGCCGAGCGCCTGAAGCGCCTCGTCGGCGTCGGGGTGGACGTTTTCGAGCAGGAGCGCGTCGAAGGGCGTGGAGCGGGCCATGGACTCACCTCGCATAGGGATGCTGCAACCGCAAACGAGCATGGCGCGCGCCCGCCTGCAAGGCGGCGTGCGGCCGCGCCGCGTGCAGCGCCCGGCGTGACAACGGGCTCTAAACAGAGGCATTGTGCGCCGAACTTTTTCAGGGGACGCCCGAACCCATGGCGGTACTGGTCACCGGCGCGGCCGGCTTCATCGGATATCACGCCGCCCGCGCCCTGCTCGAGCGCGGCGAAGCGGTGGTGGGCGTCGACTGCCTGACCGACTATTACGACGTCGCGCTGAAACAGGCCCGCCTGGCCGAGCTGGGCCGGTTCAAGGGTTTCCGGTTCGAGAGACTGGACCTCGCCGACGCCGCCGCAGTGCGCGCGCTCGTCCTGTCCGTCCGCCCCCGGAAGATCCTGCATCTCGCAGCGCAAGCCGGCGTCCGGTATTCGCTGGAAAACCCGTTCGCCTACACGCATTCGAACATCTCAGGGCACCTCTCCGTGCTCGAAGCGGCGCGCGCGCTCGACGGCGAGCTCGATCACCTCGTCTATGCGAGTTCGAGCTCGGTCTACGGCGAGCGGCCCGCCGAGCGCGGCTTCAGCGAGGACGACGCTGTCGACGCGCCGGTCTCGCTTTACGCCGCCACCAAGCGCGCCGACGAGCTGATGA carries:
- the serA gene encoding phosphoglycerate dehydrogenase, with translation MARSTPFDALLLENVHPDADEALQALGPVSVRRVSGSPDPATLGQTISGADVVGIRSRTQLTEEVFAAASGLAAVGCFCIGTNQVDLDAAARRGIPVFNAPFANTRSVAELTIASVIMLMRRIPEKMFATEKGLWLKTAEGANEVRKKKLGIVGYGNIGAQLSVIASALGMHVYFYDIEPKLAHGNARPTESLDALLSTCDAVTLHVPSTARTRNMIGKREIALMKDGAYLINQARGDLVDVDALAEALRSGKLAGAAVDVFPVEPKSKDEAFESPLQGCPNAILTPHIGGSTAEAQQAIGLDAATKLAKYLYQGATSHAVNFPHVEPGPLGEGQVRVLVPHFNRPGFLRRLNEAAEQAGANVAAQYLQTDGEYGYAVADLERAPADILARVEALDGAIRARLITG